One region of Wyeomyia smithii strain HCP4-BCI-WySm-NY-G18 chromosome 3, ASM2978416v1, whole genome shotgun sequence genomic DNA includes:
- the LOC129732364 gene encoding zinc finger CCCH domain-containing protein 14: protein MDTLGSEIGQKMRSAVKAKLIELGTGSATGYIDDELPDYVMIMVANKRSRQQMVDDLQLFLGSQTEVFVSWLHQVLQKLEEVTLPVTAAVSGGTGSKNTKEGGKRKASDQKEKKDKKKDKKTKKQKEKSPDVAEEIMTPPHPAPLGASSIQEVFANQLIQNAKKTMETEAAAPKKDSRDITPPLRENSHSRAENEFDIPTISEIAGQSALRKHQKELSELEEIQQKIKQAKKQLKAMGSEESEDEDFLNIKANDDDLENIEEGSSVKRKEKPKNNASEFNEEREKEKRSDTPPPPLPSVPQTTKKKSIMERLGSRPDPQKPNPDSTTETVANKANIISLSAHRREERELYVPVFRRKEMEEQVKARQNRANERINRSRSRERDRRRSPVQSRSTRRDSSRDRSRNRREREKERGLDRTRSSERGRDRERDRDRDRDRERDTDRDHKKERDRHGAGKVSNGTEIRSRIGSRVIVLPPKPEYVEEDALEVPILSVVKVQPRPQIPKNKQPSKNLLLKAMAEAQRSTAANLTKTISNREEPARRHHRMLIEIPGAKIEPTPALDVGYDDDEEEEVDIVNHVLGMDDDDDELQQILNANDEYIPEPVAVSVSGRSDTDSDGYVYVPSKKSMSEPQAPELTFEEYDPKDPAENPKFVVTLDGAYKKGARVSPSHTPPPPPVAKPAPKTKLSVKDRIGVKVTPEDNSKTPPTNRDEDDNRVHQETLKRRKERFSVKAASSKERNKRDASSKSPLSQKRSKGTSSSSKKSSPQKRTEKSTRSSNSHRKSSPSASRDLNELLLQRTKELLVDDSVSSSPIYMSKTDYEKIEPNSSSRKRKRVSPIQFALTDDEADDSDGEYNHHRDREHRERKSVERSTAARISGDEDSVGSRQDQRKEREREIERRRSNDDDKRKSGGSSASGPSGNASGPDAKSPTKKIKKLESSRKFDDLPQLLSSVSVPSDGLSKSKATIKERCKYFPLCRQGDSCEFLHPSTMCKAFPACKFGDKCLYLHPFCKFDKTCNRLDCTFMHTKPLPGHGVSSVGGPSAPPLASSVVPVSNYKTISAKPLPALCKFYPGCTNGLCPYYHPKMCRFGKHCMNKVECNFYHHELPGGAGEYHEVPPKDKFKWVSPFTA from the exons ATGGACACACTTGGGTCCGAAATCGGTCAAAAGATGAGG AGCGCCGTAAAGGCTAAACTCATCGAGTTGGGCACTGGTTCTGCCACGGGCTATATAGACGACGAGTTGCCGGATTATGTGATGATTATGGTGGCAAACAAACGCTCTCGACAGCAGATGGTAGATGATCTTCAACTGTTTTTGGGAAGCCAGACTGAAGTGTTTGTAAGTTGGCTGCACCAGGTATTGCAGAAGCTAGAGGAAGTTACACTTCCAGTTACGGCTGCTGTCTCCGGTGGAACAGGCAGCAAAAACACTAAAGAGGGTGGAAAACGCAAGGCTAGTGATCAGAAGGAAAAAAAGGATAAGAAGAAAgataagaaaacaaaaaagcaGAAAGAGAAAAGTCCCGATGTGGCAGAGGAAATAATGACTCCTCCACATCCAGCACCGCTCGGAGCCAGTTCCATTCAGGAAGTATTTGCAAATCAACTAATTCAAAACGCAAAAAAGACCATGGAAACGGAAGCTGCCGCTCCGAAAAAAGATTCTCGCGACATTACTCCTCCCTTGCGAGAGAACTCCCATTCCCGGGCAGAAAATGAGTTTGATATCCCGACTATATCGGAAATCGCGGGTCAATCAGCACTTCGAAAGCATCAAAAGGAGCTTTCCGAGTTAGAAGAAATCCAGCAAAagataaaacaagcaaaaaaacagCTGAAAGCAATGGGTTCTGAAGAATCCGAAGATGAAGATTTTCTAAACATCAAAGCTAATGATGATGATTTGGAAAACATTGAAGAAGGATCCTCGGTTAAACGAAAAGAGAAACCGAAAAATAACGCTTCAGAATTCAATGAGGAACGTGAAAAGGAAAAACGCAGCGACACACCTCCCCCGCCTCTTCCATCTGTACCGCAAACAACtaagaaaaaatcaataatggAACGTTTGGGATCTAGACCAGATCCACAAAAGCCGAATCCTGACTCGACCACGGAAACCGTGGCAAATAAAGCGAATATAATTAGTCTTTCAGCTCATCGGAGAGAGGAGCGGGAGCTATACGTTCCTGTGTTCCGCCGAAAAGAAATGGAAGAGCAAGTAAAAGCTAGACAAAACAGGGCGAATGAAAGAATAAACCGCAGTCGAAGTCGGGAACGAGATCGGAGGCGTTCACCCGTGCAAAGCAGATCTACCCGAAGAGATAGCAGCCGAGATCGGTCTCGCAACAGACGCGAGCGTGAAAAAGAGAGAGGACTTGATCGAACCCGAAGCAGCGAACGAGGTCGAGATCGAGAACGAGATCGGGATCGGGACCGTGATCGCGAACGAGATACAGACCGGGATCATAAAAAAGAGCGAGATCGTCATGGGGCGGGCAAGGTGAGCAATGGTACCGAAATTAGGTCTCGAATTGGTTCTAGAGTTATCGTTCTTCCACCCAAGCCAGAATACGTTGAAGAAGATGCGTTGGAAGTTCCTATACTAAGTGTAGTGAAAGTTCAACCACGTCCTCAGATCCCTAAGAATAAACAGCCTAGTAAAAACCTTCTACTGAAGGCTATGGCTGAAGCACAACGTTCTACGGCAGCTAATCTTACTAAGACTATAAGTAACAGAGAGGAACCAGCTCGCAGGCATCATAGAATGTTGATAGAGATTCCGGGAGCAAAGATTGAACCGACTCCAGCTCTTGATGTTGGCTACGATGATGACGAAGAGGAAGAGGTGGATATTGTAAATCATGTTTTAGGGATGGACGACGATGATGACGAACTGCAACAAATTCTTAATGCTAATGACGAATACATACCAGAACCGGTAGCTGTGTCCGTTTCCGGCCGTTCGGATACCGATAGTGACGGCTATGTTTATGTTCCTTCTAAAAAATCAATGTCTGAACCACAGGCTCCCGAGCTCACGTTTGAGGAGTATGATCCAAAGGATCCTGCCGAAAATCCGAAATTTGTAGTCACCTTAGATGGAGCATACAAGAAAGGAGCACGCGTTTCGCCTAGCCATACGCCGCCTCCTCCTCCAGTTGCAAAACCCGCACCTAAAACTAAACTATCAGTCAAAGATCGAATTGGCGTTAAAGTAACACCCGAGGACAACAGTAAGACACCTCCGACGAACCGTGACGAAGATGATAACCGAGTCCATCAAGAAACGCTTAAAAGGCGAAAAGAACGTTTCAGCGTTAAAGCGGCATCTTCGAAAGAGCGTAATAAACGGGACGCCTCTTCCAAATCGCCACTGTCACAAAAGCGATCGAAAGGAACATCGTCCTCCTCGAAAAAGTCAAGTCCGCAAAAACGGACGGAAAAATCGACACGTTCTTCCAACTCTCATCGTAAATCATCGCCCTCTGCAAGTCGAGATCTCAATGAACTGTTGTTACAACGGACCAAGGAGTTGCTGGTAGATGACAGCGTTTCCTCTTCTCCCATCTACATGTCCAAAACCGATTACGAAAAAATCGAACCCAACTCGTCGTCCCGCAAACGGAAACGCGTTTCGCCGATTCAATTCGCGCTGACAGACGACGAAGCAGACGACAGTGATGGGGAGTACAACCATCATCGGGACCGTGAACATCGTGAACGCAAATCGGTTGAACGCTCAACGGCTGCCCGCATAAGCGGTGATGAGGATAGCGTCGGTAGTCGTCAGGATCAGCGAAAGGAACGTGAACGCGAAATCGAACGGCGACGAAGCAATGACGATGACAAGAGGAAGAGTGGCGGCAGCAGTGCCAGTGGCCCGAGCGGAAACGCTAGTGGACCGGATGCCAAATCACCGAccaagaaaatcaaaaaattggaatCCAGCCGGAAGTTCGATGATTTGCCACAGC ttcttaGCTCGGTGTCGGTTCCCTCGGACGGTTTGTCCAAAAGCAAAGCCACCATCAAGGAACGCTGCAAGTATTTCCCGCTGTGCCGCCAGGGTGATTCCTGCGAGTTCCTTCATCCCAGCACTATGTGTAAAGCGTTTCCGGCGTGCAAGTTTGGCGACAAGTGTCTCTATCTGCACCCGTTTTGCAAGTTCGACAAGACCTGCAATCGGTTGGACTGCACCTTTATGCACACGAAACCCCTGCCCGGACATGGCGTTAGCTCCGTTGGTGGCCCATCAGCACCGCCCTTGG CATCCTCGGTCGTTCCTGTGTCGAACTACAAAACAATATCAGCAAAACCGCTGCCAGCGCTGTGCAAATTTTACCCGGGATGTACGAACGGGTTGTGTCCGTACTACCATCCGAAGATGTGCCGCTTTGGAAAGCATTGCATGAACAAGGTAGAGTGTAATTTCTACCATCACGAGCTGCCGGGAGGGGCTGGCGAATACCACGAGGTCCCGCCGAAGGATAAGTTCAAATGGGTCTCTCCGTTCACGGCTTAG
- the LOC129732366 gene encoding O-glucosyltransferase rumi homolog: protein MLHNYILVVLLLSVRTGFSGDDVCTSQASCAEEQSTHLYKASDSKTISAIEEALAAYTPCRKANCSCHADVLKADLRPFRTGITRQMIERARSYGTKYQVINHRLFRQKDCMFPARNSGVEHFIKPHLADLSDMELIINCRDWPQISQHWGHQEKIPVLSFSKTESYLDIMYPTWAFWEGGPAISLYPKGLGRWDQHRNSVGKTAQQQWPWNKKKDKAFFRGSRTSDERDALVLLSRRLPGLVDAKYTKNQAWKSSQDTLNAEPAKEVSLQDHCQYKYLFNFRGVAASFRFKHLFLCKSLVFHVGHEWQEFFYPSLKPWVHYVPVKVNASQDELEELIRFFKEHDQLAQEIATRGYEHIWNHLDMNDIKCYWKRLLKRYGKLTKYEVQRDADFIEIF from the exons ATGCTGCACAATTATATTTTAGTGGTATTATTGCTCTCCGTACGTACCGGATTCAGTGGAGACGATGTGTGTACGTCCCAAGCGTCGTGTGCGGAAGAACAATCTACTCATCTTTACAAAGCAT CTGATAGTAAAACAATCTCGGCAATCGAAGAAGCACTGGCTGCGTATACGCCCTGCCGGAAAGCAAACTGCTCATGTCACGCCGACGTACTGAAGGCTGACTTGCGACCGTTTCGAACCGGCATCACCCGGCAGATGATCGAGCGAGCACGTTCCTATGGCACTAAATATCAAGTCATAAACCATCGACTGTTTCGCCAGAAAGATTGCATGTTTCCTGCGCGCAACTCGGGTGTAGAGCATTTCATCAAACCACACTTGGCCGACCTGTCCGACATGGAGCTAATCATCAACTGCCGTGATTGGCCACAAATCAGTCAACACTGGGGTCATCAGGAAAAAATACCCGTGCTCTCTTTCAGCAAAACCGAAAGCTATCTGGACATAATGTACCCAACATGGGCCTTCTGGGAGGGAGGTCCTGCTATATCTCTTTACCCAAAGGGTCTCGGACGTTGGGATCAGCACCGCAATTCGGTTGGGAAAACAGCTCAGCAACAGTGGCCTTGGAACAAGAAAAAGGATAAAGCTTTTTTTCGTGGATCGAGAACATCCGATGAGCGGGACGCACTAGTTTTACTCTCACGACGATTACCAGGACTGGTCGACGCTAAGTATACAAAAAATCAAGCTTGGAAATCATCACAAGATACGCTGAATGCGGAACCGGCTAAGGAGGTTAGCTTGCAAGACCACTGCCAGTATaagtatttattcaattttagagGTGTAGCTGCCAGCTTCCGCTTCAAGCATCTCTTCTTGTGTAAATCTTTGGTTTTCCATGTAGGCCATGAATGGCAAGAGTTTTTCTATCCCTCGCTGAAACCTTGGGTACACTACGTACCGGTAAAGGTTAACGCAAGTCAGGATGAACTGGAGGAACTAATTCGGTTCTTTAAGGAACATGATCAGCTAGCACAAGAAATAGCTACACGTGGCTACGAGCACATTTGGAACCATTTAGATATGAACGATATCAAGTGTTACTGGAAAAGATTGCTGAAGAGGTACGGTAAACTAACGAAGTACGAAGTGCAACGAGATGCggatttcattgaaatattcTGA
- the LOC129732365 gene encoding mitochondrial chaperone BCS1 codes for MTISEYIGALSDNPYFGAGFGLFGVGAGAALLRKGLQGALILFRRHYMITLEVPCRDKSYQWLLQWITQKGAKHTQHLSVETSFLQKDTGHIKTKYDFIPSIGTHIMRYGGTWIKVERAREQHTLDLHMGVPWETVQLTAFGRNKNLYFKILEEARQLALKNTEGKTIMYTAMGSEWRPFGHPRKRRPLTSVVLDNGVSDRILNDCREFIRNPQWYADRGIPYRRGYLLYGPPGCGKSSFITALAGEIEFGICLLNLSERGLTDDRLNHLMNVAPQQSIILLEDIDAAFVSREDTKQQKAAFEGLNRVTFSGLLNCLDGVASTEARIVFMTTNYLERLDPALIRPGRVDVKEYVGCCSRHQLEQMFMRFYAGEEAVRNSKVFADNVLKAGKAASPAQIQGYFMIHKMSDQETVLQNVDSIWEGL; via the exons ATGACCATCTCCGAGTACATCGGAGCGTTGTCGGACAACCCCTACTTTGGGGCTGGTTTTGGATTGTTCGGTGTTGGAGCCGGCGCCGCACTGTTACGTAAAGGTCTGCAGGGTGCATTGATTCTCTTCCGGAGGCATTACATGATCACACTGGAAGTTCCCTGTCGGGATAAATCCTACCAATGGTTGCTACAGTGGATCACCCAGAAAGGAGCAAAACACACCCAGCATTTGAGCGTGGAAACGTCGTTTTTGCAGAAAGACACCGGTCATATAAAGACGAAGTACGATTTTATTCCCTCGATTGGAACTCACATCATGCGTTACGGTGGCACATGGATAAAGGTTGAGCGGGCGCGAGAACAGCATACTCTCGATCTGCACATGGGAGTTCCCTGGGAAACGGTTCAGTTGACTGCCTTTGGCAGAAATAAAAACCTGTATTTTAAAATCCTTGAAGAAG CTAGACAGTTAGCTCTAAAAAATACCGAAGGAAAAACGATAATGTACACCGCGATGGGCTCTGAGTGGCGTCCTTTCGGGCATCCTAGGAAGCGGCGTCCCTTGACATCGGTTGTACTAGACAACGGTGTATCGGATCGTATTCTGAACGATTGTCGCGAATTTATTCGTAATCCGCAGTGGTACGCTGATCGCGGTATTCCTTACAGGCGCGGTTATCTCCTGTACGGGCCACCAGGTTGCGGGAAGTCTAGTTTTATCACCGCTCTAGCAGGGGAGATCGAATTCGGCATCTGTTTGTTGAACCTCTCCGAGCGTGGTTTAACAGACGACCGTTTGAATCATCTGATGAACGTCGCGCCGCAACAGTCGATCATTCTGCTGGAAGATATCGATGCTGCATTTGTCTCACGCGAGGACACAAAGCAGCAGAAGGCTGCCTTCGAAGGACTGAATCGCGTTACGTTCAGCGGCTTGTTGAATTGTCTGGACGGCGTTGCATCCACCGAAGCGCGAATTGTATTTATGACAACCAATTATTTGGAACGATTGGACCCCGCACTGATACGACCGGGTCGGGTTGATGTTAAGGAGTACGTAGGCTGTTGCAGTCGACACCAGCTGGAGCAGATGTTCATGCGTTTCTATGCCGGTGAGGAAGCCGTTCGAAATTCCAAAGTTTTTGCCGACAACGTACTGAAAGCTGGTAAGGCGGCTAGCCCGGCCCAGATTCAAGGATACTTTATGATACATAAAATGTCCGACCAGGAGACGGTTCTGCAGAATGTAGATTCTATTTGGGAAGGGCTATGA